Proteins from a genomic interval of Nocardioidaceae bacterium:
- a CDS encoding MFS transporter — MPERAAAHAAEDGDRLCGMPAPDSAPPTVGRSEALRLGTAMAMAALAAYGLLYTTQGVLPPLGREFGVGPTATSLTISFATGALALAVLPLSVLADALGRTTVMRAGLVGAVLTSYAAAVLPAFWMVLGARALTGLCLAGVIAVAVAHLGDEVPGHRLGAAIGIYVSGNTLGGIASRLVPGLTEDLAGWRGGVAAIATVAAVATAVFWWLLPPARHFRPRPADLASMVASVRLALADAGTRRLCGLSFVMMGGFVATYNYLAFRLEAPPFGLSVALTSSLFLAYLSGTVASPVAGRLADRFGRRLLLLLGCGTALVGIVVTLSSSLVVVVLGLLVLTTGFFTAHAVASSWVSGRAGESRGPAAAWYVLTYYAGSSVFGAAAGPVFGAYGWSGVVAVVAALFALGGLLAAGVREPDPIGP; from the coding sequence GTGCCCGAGCGGGCCGCCGCTCACGCGGCGGAGGACGGTGACAGGCTCTGCGGCATGCCCGCGCCCGACTCCGCTCCCCCGACCGTGGGACGGTCCGAGGCGCTCCGGCTGGGCACGGCGATGGCGATGGCGGCGCTGGCGGCGTACGGGCTGCTCTACACGACCCAGGGCGTGCTGCCGCCGCTCGGGCGCGAGTTCGGCGTCGGACCGACCGCGACGTCGTTGACGATCTCCTTCGCCACCGGCGCGCTGGCACTGGCGGTGCTGCCTCTGTCGGTGCTCGCCGACGCGCTCGGGCGTACGACCGTGATGCGGGCCGGCCTCGTCGGGGCGGTCCTCACCTCCTACGCCGCGGCGGTGCTGCCTGCCTTCTGGATGGTCCTGGGGGCCCGCGCACTGACCGGTCTGTGCCTGGCGGGCGTGATCGCCGTGGCGGTCGCCCACCTCGGGGACGAGGTGCCGGGCCACCGGCTCGGCGCGGCGATCGGCATCTACGTCTCCGGCAACACCCTCGGCGGCATCGCCTCCCGCCTGGTGCCGGGGCTGACCGAGGACCTCGCCGGCTGGCGCGGCGGCGTCGCGGCCATCGCCACCGTCGCCGCCGTGGCGACGGCGGTGTTCTGGTGGCTGCTGCCTCCCGCGCGGCACTTCAGGCCGCGTCCGGCCGACCTGGCCTCGATGGTCGCCTCGGTGCGCCTGGCGCTCGCCGATGCCGGGACGCGCCGCCTGTGCGGGCTGTCGTTCGTGATGATGGGCGGCTTCGTCGCGACGTACAACTACCTCGCGTTCCGGCTCGAGGCTCCCCCGTTCGGCCTCAGCGTCGCGCTGACCTCCTCGCTGTTCCTGGCCTACCTCTCCGGCACCGTCGCCTCGCCGGTCGCCGGCCGGCTGGCCGACCGCTTCGGACGACGGCTGCTGCTGCTGCTCGGCTGCGGCACGGCGCTCGTCGGCATCGTGGTGACCCTGTCGTCCTCCCTCGTCGTGGTGGTCCTCGGACTCCTGGTGCTGACCACCGGCTTCTTCACCGCGCACGCGGTCGCGAGCTCGTGGGTGTCGGGTCGTGCGGGTGAGAGCCGGGGGCCCGCGGCGGCGTGGTACGTGCTGACCTACTACGCCGGCTCCAGCGTCTTCGGCGCGGCGGCCGGGCCGGTGTTCGGGGCGTACGGATGGAGCGGCGTGGTCGCCGTCGTCGCAGCGCTCTTCGCGCTCGGGGGGCTGCTCGCCGCAGGGGTGCGCGAACCGGACCCGATCGGGCCATGA
- a CDS encoding CBS domain-containing protein, whose amino-acid sequence MTALDAPTARVDDVMVTRAKTWPADMTVGEAAAAFTDHVHLLLLVRDGRLVGTVHREDLTPVAAPHEPVLDHARLEGRVVVSGTPLDRATAVLEARGTRRVAVVDEDDRLLGLLCLKRHRRGFCSDAGVAARAAERGDGDPDTGSRRPRGA is encoded by the coding sequence GTGACCGCCCTCGACGCCCCCACCGCACGTGTGGACGACGTGATGGTCACCCGCGCCAAGACATGGCCCGCCGACATGACGGTGGGCGAGGCCGCAGCGGCGTTCACCGACCACGTGCACCTGCTGCTGCTCGTGCGCGACGGTCGGCTGGTGGGCACCGTCCACCGCGAGGACCTGACGCCGGTCGCGGCACCCCACGAACCCGTGCTCGACCACGCGCGGCTCGAGGGCCGCGTGGTCGTCTCCGGCACGCCGCTGGACCGGGCGACCGCGGTGCTCGAGGCGCGGGGCACCCGGCGCGTCGCCGTGGTCGACGAGGACGACCGGCTCCTCGGACTGCTGTGCCTGAAGCGGCACCGCCGCGGCTTCTGCTCCGACGCCGGCGTCGCAGCCCGTGCCGCCGAGCGCGGGGACGGCGATCCCGACACGGGATCCCGGCGTCCGCGGGGCGCCTGA
- a CDS encoding alcohol dehydrogenase catalytic domain-containing protein: protein MKATMMYEAGNVRVEEAADPSIQQPTDALVRVTHACICGSDLWPYKSMKAKNGPRPMGHEFIGVVEDAGSDVSGLRKGDLVVAPFLYSDNTCDYCTEGFHTSCVNGGGWGADTGGGQAEAVRVPQADGTLVKLPVEQDSQLMPSLLTLSDVFCTGHHAAVMAKVSARTTVTVIGDGAVGLSAVLAAKRLGAEQIILMGHHESRTDLGREFGATDVIAERGEEGAEKVKELTGGQGTHTVLECVGTLEAVQMGVGAVRDAGVISRVGAAQYGDVPFGFDTMMRNLTLTGGIAPARAYIEDLLPDILDGTIEPGRVFDRTVDLDGVPDGYRAMNDREALKVLVTP, encoded by the coding sequence GTGAAGGCCACGATGATGTACGAAGCCGGCAACGTGCGCGTCGAGGAGGCTGCCGACCCCTCGATCCAGCAGCCCACCGACGCCCTGGTGCGGGTCACGCACGCCTGCATCTGCGGGTCCGACCTCTGGCCGTACAAGTCGATGAAGGCCAAGAACGGTCCCCGCCCGATGGGGCACGAGTTCATCGGCGTGGTCGAGGATGCCGGCTCCGACGTCTCGGGACTGCGCAAGGGTGACCTGGTGGTGGCGCCGTTCCTCTACAGCGACAACACCTGCGACTACTGCACGGAGGGCTTCCACACCTCCTGCGTCAACGGCGGCGGATGGGGCGCCGACACCGGCGGCGGGCAGGCCGAGGCCGTCCGCGTCCCACAGGCCGACGGCACGCTGGTGAAGCTGCCCGTCGAGCAGGACTCGCAGCTGATGCCGTCCCTGCTGACGCTCTCCGACGTCTTCTGCACCGGACACCACGCCGCGGTCATGGCGAAGGTCAGCGCACGGACGACCGTCACCGTCATCGGCGACGGCGCGGTGGGGCTGTCCGCCGTGCTGGCCGCGAAGCGGCTGGGCGCGGAGCAGATCATCCTGATGGGCCACCACGAGTCGCGCACGGACCTGGGTCGGGAGTTCGGTGCCACCGACGTCATCGCCGAGCGCGGCGAGGAGGGTGCCGAGAAGGTCAAGGAGCTCACCGGCGGACAGGGCACCCACACGGTGCTGGAGTGCGTGGGCACGCTCGAGGCGGTCCAGATGGGCGTCGGCGCGGTCCGCGACGCGGGCGTGATCTCCCGGGTCGGGGCGGCGCAGTACGGCGACGTCCCGTTCGGCTTCGACACGATGATGCGCAACCTGACGCTGACCGGCGGCATCGCACCGGCGCGGGCCTACATCGAGGACCTGCTGCCCGACATCCTCGACGGCACCATCGAGCCCGGTCGCGTCTTCGACCGCACCGTCGACCTCGACGGGGTGCCCGACGGCTACCGCGCGATGAACGACCGCGAGGCGCTGAAGGTGCTCGTCACGCCGTGA
- a CDS encoding Gfo/Idh/MocA family oxidoreductase: protein MSQTPSVPPTRWAILGTGKIAGSFARDLAVTPGAELVAVGSRSAGSAEAFCAEHGGAAYATYESLLADAASVGVDAVYVSSPHSHHDAHARMVLDAGLPVLCEKPLTLDAHTTADLLAYARDRGVFCMEAMWTACHPTVRETARLLAAGELGQPRQLRAGLGFAVPADPDSRMWDPALGASAVLDMGIYPLTLADLLLGEPATVQAVGTVDDRGVDTDVAMALAYDSGAVAALTVTMTSHPATDALVATSTGTLVLEAPFHHPPRVVFTPAAAGSDNDSGGPDAREERVITGEEPVLGSGYGNEAAEVARCLAAGRLESTLWPHAASVRLAEQMDRVRHLVGGGPLGAG from the coding sequence ATGAGCCAGACGCCGTCCGTCCCCCCGACCCGCTGGGCGATCCTGGGCACCGGGAAGATCGCCGGGTCCTTCGCCCGGGACCTCGCGGTGACCCCGGGGGCCGAGCTCGTGGCCGTCGGGTCGCGCAGCGCCGGGAGCGCCGAGGCGTTCTGCGCCGAGCACGGCGGGGCGGCGTACGCCACGTACGAGAGCCTGCTGGCCGACGCCGCGTCGGTCGGCGTCGACGCGGTGTACGTGTCCAGTCCCCACAGCCACCACGACGCCCACGCCCGCATGGTCCTCGACGCGGGACTCCCGGTGCTGTGCGAGAAGCCGCTGACGCTGGACGCGCACACCACCGCCGACCTGCTCGCGTACGCCCGGGACCGTGGCGTCTTCTGCATGGAGGCGATGTGGACGGCGTGCCACCCGACCGTCCGCGAGACGGCGAGGCTGCTCGCAGCGGGTGAGCTGGGCCAGCCACGTCAGCTGCGTGCGGGGCTCGGCTTCGCGGTGCCGGCCGACCCGGACTCGCGCATGTGGGACCCGGCCCTGGGGGCCTCGGCCGTGCTCGACATGGGCATCTACCCGCTGACCCTCGCCGACCTGCTGCTGGGAGAGCCCGCGACCGTCCAGGCCGTCGGCACCGTCGACGACCGCGGGGTGGACACCGACGTCGCGATGGCGCTGGCGTACGACTCGGGTGCGGTCGCCGCGCTGACCGTCACCATGACCAGTCATCCCGCGACGGACGCGCTGGTCGCGACGAGCACCGGCACCCTGGTCCTCGAGGCGCCGTTCCACCACCCGCCCCGCGTCGTCTTCACCCCGGCGGCCGCGGGCAGCGACAACGACTCCGGCGGGCCCGACGCCCGCGAGGAACGCGTGATCACCGGGGAGGAGCCGGTGCTGGGCAGCGGCTACGGCAACGAGGCCGCCGAGGTCGCGCGCTGCCTCGCCGCCGGCCGGCTGGAGTCGACGCTGTGGCCGCACGCCGCGAGCGTGCGGCTGGCAGAGCAGATGGACCGCGTACGCCACCTCGTCGGCGGCGGGCCGCTCGGCGCGGGCTGA
- a CDS encoding ABC transporter ATP-binding protein, with protein MHGLDLRVPRGAVFGFLGPNGCGKTTTIRMLLALARPTAGTVEVLGASMPQGALDVLPRVGALVEGPAFHPYLTGRANLVRLDAADAGVDPATSDARVDAALERVGLSAAASKRFRAYSLGMKQRLAIASALLRPRDLLVLDEPTNGLDPQGTREVRTLVGSLAADGTTVVVSSHLLSEIEQMCDHVAVMHQGHLLRQGRTSDVRAATGAQVVVETRDPDAAVASLRALGLADAAPGSDRAVAALGDREPERVLASLVADGVPVRGFRADVASLEDVFVSLTGEGFDVSG; from the coding sequence GTGCACGGCCTGGACCTGCGGGTGCCGCGCGGTGCGGTCTTCGGGTTCCTCGGACCGAACGGGTGCGGCAAGACCACCACGATCCGGATGCTGCTCGCCCTGGCGCGCCCCACCGCGGGCACCGTCGAGGTCCTCGGTGCCTCGATGCCGCAGGGCGCGCTGGACGTGCTGCCGCGCGTCGGGGCACTGGTCGAGGGGCCGGCGTTCCACCCCTACCTGACCGGGCGGGCCAACCTCGTACGCCTCGACGCGGCCGACGCCGGGGTCGACCCCGCGACCTCGGACGCGCGGGTCGACGCGGCACTGGAACGGGTGGGCCTGTCGGCGGCCGCGAGCAAGAGGTTCCGCGCGTACTCCCTCGGCATGAAGCAGCGTCTCGCGATCGCCTCGGCGCTGCTGCGGCCTCGTGACCTGCTCGTGCTCGACGAACCGACGAACGGCCTCGACCCGCAGGGCACCCGCGAGGTGCGCACGCTGGTCGGGTCCCTCGCGGCCGACGGCACGACCGTGGTCGTCTCGAGCCACCTCCTCAGCGAGATCGAGCAGATGTGCGACCACGTCGCCGTCATGCACCAGGGACACCTGTTGCGGCAGGGCCGGACCAGCGACGTCCGCGCGGCCACCGGCGCCCAGGTGGTCGTGGAGACCCGCGACCCCGACGCCGCGGTGGCCTCGCTGCGCGCGCTGGGCCTGGCCGACGCGGCGCCCGGATCCGATCGCGCGGTCGCCGCCCTGGGGGACCGGGAACCGGAGAGGGTGCTGGCGTCCCTGGTCGCTGACGGCGTGCCCGTGCGCGGGTTCCGCGCCGACGTGGCCTCGCTCGAGGACGTCTTCGTCTCACTCACCGGGGAGGGCTTCGATGTCAGCGGCTGA
- a CDS encoding ABC transporter permease, with protein sequence MSAAEATSTGTGTSTGADARRRGGGLRFLRSELRLVLTRRRNQVALFVLALPPLIIALAVRYAGPGSGGDGPTFFSAITDNGLFVALAALATESGLFLPLAVAMVAGDAVAGEAQTGTLRYLLTVPVSRTRLLLVKLGGMTVFTVIACFTVSVVGMVSGVALFGGGDLALFSGTTISFAEAVLRVAGATTYLAMCLTSLAVVGLFISTLTEQPIGATIATVLVSSASFILDAIPQIDWIHPYLLTHHWSDFADLLRDPVRWDQMAQGAYVAAAYALVFGLAAWARFTTKDITT encoded by the coding sequence ATGTCAGCGGCTGAGGCGACCAGCACCGGCACCGGCACCAGCACCGGCGCCGACGCCCGGCGCCGGGGTGGCGGCCTGCGCTTCCTGCGCTCGGAGCTGCGGCTCGTGCTGACCCGGCGACGCAACCAGGTGGCGCTCTTCGTGCTCGCCCTGCCTCCGCTGATCATCGCGCTGGCGGTGCGGTACGCCGGGCCGGGCTCGGGCGGCGACGGCCCGACGTTCTTCAGCGCCATCACCGACAACGGTCTGTTCGTGGCGCTCGCCGCGCTCGCGACCGAGTCGGGTCTGTTCCTGCCCCTGGCGGTCGCGATGGTCGCGGGTGACGCGGTGGCGGGGGAGGCGCAGACCGGCACGTTGCGCTACCTGCTGACAGTGCCCGTCTCGCGTACGCGTCTGCTGCTCGTGAAGCTCGGCGGCATGACGGTCTTCACCGTGATCGCCTGCTTCACCGTCAGCGTCGTCGGCATGGTCTCCGGGGTCGCGCTCTTCGGAGGCGGCGACCTCGCCCTGTTCTCGGGCACCACGATCTCCTTCGCCGAGGCGGTGCTGCGGGTGGCCGGGGCGACGACGTACCTCGCGATGTGCCTGACGTCGCTCGCCGTCGTCGGGCTGTTCATCTCCACGCTCACCGAGCAGCCCATCGGGGCGACCATCGCCACGGTGCTGGTCAGTTCGGCGAGCTTCATCCTCGACGCGATCCCGCAGATCGACTGGATCCACCCCTACCTGCTCACCCACCACTGGTCCGACTTCGCGGACCTGTTGCGCGACCCGGTGCGGTGGGACCAGATGGCACAGGGGGCGTACGTCGCCGCGGCGTACGCGCTCGTCTTCGGCCTCGCCGCGTGGGCCCGGTTCACCACGAAGGACATCACCACCTGA
- a CDS encoding acyl-CoA dehydrogenase family protein, which produces MSAPSSAPVDRLLPSPEAESLLELTRDIAARELAPRVDEAERTAAFPREVFRTLGKAGLLGLSYDEELGGGGQSSEVSLQVVEEIARAWSAVGVGVSVHALSCFGLDHAGTAEQKQRWMPDMLAGELLGAYCLSEAHAGSDPSAMRTRATREGDEYVIRGAKAWTTHGGEADYYKVMARTSDDRAGISCFLVPAQTEGLTADVPETKMGLRSSTTGTMLFDGVRVPVERRLGEEGQGLAIALAGLDAGRLGIAAVAVGLAQSALDHAVAYAKERETFGRAVIDHQGLSFLLADMAAAVESARATYLAAARLKDAGRPFSRQASIAKLVATDAAMSVTTDAVQVFGGAGYTTDFPVERFMREAKVMQIFEGTNQIQRLVIGRHLARD; this is translated from the coding sequence ATGAGTGCACCCAGCAGCGCACCGGTGGATCGTCTGCTCCCCTCACCCGAGGCGGAGTCCCTGCTCGAGCTCACCCGCGACATCGCGGCCAGGGAGCTCGCGCCACGTGTCGACGAGGCCGAGCGCACCGCGGCGTTCCCGCGCGAGGTGTTCCGCACGCTGGGCAAGGCCGGCCTGCTCGGGCTCTCCTACGACGAGGAGCTCGGCGGCGGGGGACAGTCCTCGGAGGTCTCCCTGCAGGTCGTCGAGGAGATCGCGCGGGCCTGGTCCGCGGTCGGCGTCGGGGTGAGCGTGCACGCGCTGTCGTGCTTCGGCCTGGACCACGCCGGCACGGCCGAGCAGAAGCAGCGGTGGATGCCCGACATGCTCGCCGGTGAGCTGCTGGGCGCGTACTGCCTGTCCGAGGCCCACGCCGGCTCCGACCCGAGCGCCATGCGGACCCGGGCGACGCGTGAGGGCGACGAGTACGTCATCCGCGGCGCGAAGGCCTGGACCACGCACGGGGGAGAGGCCGACTACTACAAGGTGATGGCTCGCACGAGCGACGACCGGGCGGGCATCTCCTGCTTCCTGGTGCCAGCCCAGACCGAGGGACTGACCGCCGACGTGCCCGAGACGAAGATGGGGCTGCGCAGCTCGACCACCGGCACGATGCTCTTCGACGGCGTGCGTGTGCCCGTCGAGCGGCGCCTGGGCGAGGAGGGCCAGGGGCTGGCCATCGCCCTGGCCGGTCTCGACGCCGGGCGCCTCGGCATCGCGGCCGTGGCCGTGGGTCTGGCGCAGTCGGCGCTCGACCACGCGGTCGCGTACGCCAAGGAGCGCGAGACCTTCGGACGGGCCGTGATCGACCACCAGGGCCTGTCCTTCCTGCTCGCCGACATGGCGGCGGCGGTGGAGTCGGCCCGTGCGACGTACCTCGCGGCGGCACGGTTGAAAGACGCGGGCCGCCCGTTCTCACGGCAGGCCTCGATCGCGAAGCTCGTCGCCACCGACGCGGCGATGTCGGTGACCACCGACGCCGTGCAGGTGTTCGGCGGAGCGGGCTACACGACGGACTTCCCGGTCGAGCGCTTCATGCGCGAGGCGAAGGTGATGCAGATCTTCGAGGGCACCAACCAGATCCAGCGTCTGGTCATCGGCCGTCACCTGGCTCGCGACTGA
- a CDS encoding HNH endonuclease: MTSLLDPAPIVGRSRERGPRETVSSVHDALDAAGPVEGLSSRECDALIAEVSRARARLQAYELRLVAAAAKTTVASDAGVRTTSDWLAARTRTTGAAAARTVGLAADLDDRLPATSQALDAGLVSREHAAVIAHAVAQLPTGLSAQDKATVEQRLVERSRTLDPTQLRRHARRVLEVVEPDPAVVDAHEDAQLVDEESRALAKARLTVHDNADGTVTGHFTVPHLAGSVLRKILAAMTAPRRAALGATQAQGAQPLGDGGRDWAHERGVAFAALLEHLPTDRLSGKTATTLVVTMDHTTLAGAVKAAGIDTGERLSSATTRRLACSSGLVPVVLGGESQPLDLGRQRRLFSEAQRLAGATRHTTCAATGCQTPYAWTELHHARPWSHGGTTDLADMVPLCAFHHRRIHDGRYEHRRQPDGTITFTSRAG; this comes from the coding sequence ATGACCTCGCTTCTCGACCCCGCCCCGATCGTTGGGCGGTCGCGTGAGCGGGGTCCGCGGGAGACGGTCAGCTCGGTTCATGACGCGCTCGACGCTGCGGGTCCGGTCGAGGGGTTGTCGTCTCGGGAGTGCGACGCGTTGATCGCGGAGGTGTCCCGGGCCAGAGCCAGACTGCAGGCGTACGAGTTGCGGTTGGTCGCTGCGGCTGCGAAGACGACCGTGGCTTCTGATGCGGGGGTGCGTACGACCAGTGACTGGTTGGCTGCTCGCACGCGTACGACCGGTGCAGCGGCTGCCCGCACCGTGGGTCTGGCCGCCGACCTCGATGACCGGCTTCCCGCGACGAGTCAGGCCCTGGACGCGGGGTTGGTCTCGCGCGAGCACGCCGCGGTGATCGCGCACGCCGTCGCCCAGCTCCCCACCGGGCTGTCCGCCCAGGACAAGGCCACCGTCGAGCAGCGGCTCGTCGAGCGCAGCCGCACCCTGGACCCGACCCAGCTGCGCCGCCACGCCCGCCGGGTCCTCGAGGTCGTCGAACCCGACCCCGCCGTGGTCGATGCTCATGAGGACGCCCAGCTCGTGGATGAGGAGTCTCGGGCCCTGGCCAAGGCGCGGTTGACGGTGCACGACAACGCAGACGGCACTGTGACCGGGCACTTCACCGTCCCGCACCTGGCGGGGTCGGTGCTGCGGAAGATCCTGGCCGCGATGACCGCACCCCGCCGCGCCGCGCTCGGCGCCACCCAGGCGCAAGGAGCTCAGCCGCTGGGTGACGGTGGGCGGGACTGGGCCCATGAGCGGGGTGTCGCGTTCGCGGCCCTTCTCGAGCACCTGCCGACCGACCGGCTCTCGGGCAAGACCGCGACGACGCTCGTGGTGACGATGGACCACACCACCCTGGCCGGGGCGGTGAAGGCGGCTGGGATCGACACCGGTGAGCGGCTCTCCTCAGCGACCACCCGGCGGCTCGCGTGCAGCTCCGGTCTCGTGCCCGTGGTGCTCGGTGGGGAGTCCCAGCCGCTGGACCTCGGCCGGCAACGGCGCCTGTTCTCCGAGGCCCAACGCCTCGCGGGAGCGACCCGGCACACCACCTGCGCCGCGACCGGGTGCCAGACCCCGTACGCGTGGACCGAGCTGCACCACGCCAGACCCTGGTCCCACGGCGGCACCACCGACCTGGCCGACATGGTCCCGCTGTGCGCGTTCCACCACCGCCGCATCCACGACGGCCGCTACGAGCATCGTCGACAACCCGACGGCACCATCACGTTCACCTCACGGGCCGGCTGA
- a CDS encoding glutaminase, whose translation MEMRRILERVHADAAPYVGHGHLADYIPSLAEVDAFQFGMTVVSCEGEETSIGDTDVRFSVQSVTKVFSLALVIAADDHGIWQRISREPSGNPFNSLLLLDQENGRPRNPFINAGALAVTDRLQTLTGDAAGAVRDLARAETGAADIDIDADVAASEIAHSHRNAAMAHLLASYGNLENAVDEVVEAYSRQCALAMSATEVARTGAFLARDGVRADGSRLLSRSQAKRINAVMLTCGTYDRAGEFAFRVGLPAKSGVGGAILAIIPGRGSICVWSPALGDAGNSSAGLAALDSFTTHSDWSVF comes from the coding sequence GTGGAAATGAGACGGATCCTCGAGCGGGTGCACGCCGACGCCGCGCCGTACGTGGGTCACGGCCACCTCGCGGACTACATCCCGAGCCTCGCCGAGGTCGATGCGTTCCAGTTCGGCATGACGGTCGTCTCGTGCGAGGGCGAGGAGACCTCGATCGGTGACACCGACGTGCGGTTCTCGGTGCAGTCGGTCACCAAGGTGTTCAGCCTCGCGCTCGTGATCGCAGCCGACGACCACGGCATCTGGCAGCGCATCTCCCGCGAGCCGTCCGGCAACCCGTTCAACTCCCTGCTGCTGCTCGACCAGGAGAACGGGCGCCCCCGGAACCCGTTCATCAACGCGGGAGCACTCGCGGTGACCGACCGGCTGCAGACCCTGACCGGGGACGCGGCGGGCGCCGTCCGCGACCTCGCCCGCGCAGAGACAGGCGCCGCGGACATCGACATCGACGCCGACGTGGCCGCCTCCGAGATCGCCCACAGCCACCGCAACGCGGCCATGGCCCACCTGCTCGCGAGCTACGGGAACCTCGAGAACGCTGTCGACGAGGTCGTCGAGGCCTACAGCCGCCAGTGCGCGTTGGCGATGAGCGCGACCGAGGTGGCCCGCACCGGAGCCTTCCTGGCACGGGACGGCGTCCGCGCCGACGGCTCACGGCTGCTCAGCCGCAGCCAGGCCAAGCGCATCAACGCCGTGATGCTGACGTGCGGTACCTACGACCGGGCGGGCGAGTTCGCCTTCCGGGTCGGGCTCCCGGCCAAGTCGGGCGTGGGCGGGGCCATCCTCGCGATCATCCCGGGCCGGGGCTCGATCTGCGTGTGGTCGCCCGCGCTCGGCGACGCCGGCAACTCCTCAGCGGGACTGGCGGCCCTGGACTCGTTCACGACCCACTCGGACTGGTCGGTCTTCTAG
- a CDS encoding alpha/beta hydrolase: MSSNDSTRSTSWSPDVIEGYEQHEIELGEDPDGEGRAVAVLVRRPVRDGEQVRGVMLHVHGFSDYFFQTDLADFAAAHGLAFYALDLRKCGRARREGQSAHYVSDLALYDVELDAATAIVAAEHPDVPVVLEGHSTGGLVTALYLDRRRREGRLAPYAGLVHNSPWYDLQGKPSMRGVLTWAMHAVSTVRPLRPLNLPAGNYGRTLHVEGTGEWEFDTEWKPLTGFPIIVGWLSAVRKAQARLHRGLDVGVPALVLRSETTHYSRRYSEKSDRADIVLDVRQIARWAGCLGTKTWIVPIADARHDVFLSLHGPREEAYAVLERWLADNDLGA, from the coding sequence GTGAGCAGCAACGACAGCACGCGAAGCACCTCCTGGTCCCCCGACGTCATCGAGGGCTACGAGCAGCACGAGATCGAGCTCGGCGAGGACCCGGACGGCGAGGGCCGGGCCGTGGCGGTGCTCGTACGCCGCCCCGTGCGCGACGGGGAGCAGGTGCGCGGCGTCATGCTGCACGTGCACGGCTTCAGCGACTACTTCTTCCAGACCGACCTCGCCGACTTCGCCGCGGCGCACGGTCTCGCGTTCTACGCTCTCGACCTGCGCAAGTGCGGACGCGCTCGACGCGAGGGCCAGTCGGCGCACTACGTCAGCGACCTCGCGCTCTACGACGTCGAGCTCGACGCCGCCACCGCCATCGTCGCCGCCGAGCACCCCGACGTGCCCGTCGTGCTCGAGGGGCACTCCACCGGCGGCCTGGTCACAGCGTTGTACCTCGACCGGCGCCGTCGCGAGGGGCGGCTCGCGCCGTACGCGGGTCTGGTGCACAACTCGCCCTGGTACGACCTGCAGGGCAAGCCCTCCATGCGCGGCGTCCTGACCTGGGCCATGCACGCAGTCTCCACGGTGCGCCCGCTGCGGCCGCTCAACCTGCCCGCGGGCAACTACGGCCGGACGCTCCACGTCGAGGGGACCGGCGAGTGGGAGTTCGACACCGAGTGGAAGCCCTTGACCGGGTTCCCCATCATCGTCGGCTGGCTCTCCGCGGTGCGCAAGGCGCAGGCCCGACTCCACCGGGGGCTCGACGTCGGCGTGCCCGCGCTGGTGCTGCGCAGCGAGACGACGCACTACTCGCGCCGGTACTCCGAGAAGTCCGACCGCGCCGACATCGTGCTCGACGTACGCCAGATCGCCCGGTGGGCCGGTTGCCTCGGCACCAAGACCTGGATCGTGCCGATCGCCGACGCCCGCCACGACGTCTTCCTGTCGCTGCACGGGCCGCGTGAGGAGGCGTACGCCGTGCTCGAGCGCTGGCTCGCCGACAACGACCTCGGCGCCTGA
- a CDS encoding antitoxin — protein MGFLDDAKKRLSDAIDQHGDSVADAAEKHGDKVTDGIDKAAAFAKDKLSDRGDTVDKIAGKAKEGAETLTEKAKDLRR, from the coding sequence ATGGGTTTCCTCGACGACGCCAAGAAGCGACTCTCCGACGCCATCGACCAGCATGGCGACTCCGTGGCGGACGCCGCGGAGAAGCACGGCGACAAGGTCACCGACGGCATCGACAAGGCTGCCGCCTTCGCGAAGGACAAGCTGTCCGACCGCGGCGACACGGTCGACAAGATCGCCGGCAAGGCCAAGGAGGGCGCCGAGACCCTCACCGAGAAGGCGAAGGACCTCCGCCGCTGA